From the genome of Triticum aestivum cultivar Chinese Spring chromosome 3B, IWGSC CS RefSeq v2.1, whole genome shotgun sequence, one region includes:
- the LOC123072692 gene encoding uncharacterized protein (The sequence of the model RefSeq protein was modified relative to this genomic sequence to represent the inferred CDS: added 43 bases not found in genome assembly), with product MADEPEPQLVTPLVFEATRPLCAPLQQGLDDVPVLRFNVAAVDLLDAYEEAFKSMTRRARDIAPALYCNKPITPLPNPHNRPRQTSSAASSSTSRKKDKAKKTKQSEEELDDYEDVKKWGHSHFIIEMYYDDKATGYKYDGMMVQLLICDYNGYLVGLRSFAYDRWSKWYYCSDDFSLPFFLKDGASKLPIEGDHEKRALLGGRPTFVHIFEKLGYYPGTGDTEEMGKAFLEAVLVFCEARRVVWIFMEVKERIKRKEEPRDLDCTIPGREIHMHYAWGDVSDWGLDSKLVLTSAQKGVYTPPRDDDGKAETLVVIDKRSTFERLIAHGRESGHLGLIMRDDGVLAPEGSRVLMLLRKKKDQLGAKCREPYFRKVKENEDDE from the exons TTGAAGCAACCAGACCGTTGTGCGCACCTCTGCAGCAAGGTCTCGAT GACGTTCCTGTTCTGCGATTCAACGTAGCAGCGGTGGATCTATTGGATGCTTATGAGGAAGCTTTTAAATCTATGACCCGACGAGCCAGAGACATAGCACCCGCCCTCTACTGCAACAAGCCTATAACTCCCCTTCCTAACCCACACAATCGGCCAAGACAAacttcttctgctgcttcttcttccACCTCAAGAAAGAAAGATAAAGCAAAGAAAACAAAGCAATCGGAGGAGGAGCTTGATGATTATGAAGATGTGAAGAAATGGGGTCACAGCCATTTCATAATAGAAATGTATTACGATGATAAGGCCACGGGTTACAAGTACGATGGAATGATGGTTCAACTTCTCATATGTGACTACAATGGCTACCTGGTTGGTTTAAGAAGCTTTGCATATGATCGATGGTCCAAGTGGTACTATTGTAGTGATGACTTTTCCCTTCCATTCTTTCTCAAAGATGGCGCAAGCAAGCTCCCAATAGAAGGTGATCATGAGAAAAG GGCTCTTCTTGGAGGGCGCCCCACTTTCGTCCACATCTTTGAGAAACTTGGCTATTACCCGGGTACTGGAGACACCGAGGAAATGGGAAAAGCATTCCTAGAAGCTGTGTTGGTATTTTGTGAGGCAAGGCGGGTCGTATGGATATTCATGGAAGTGAAGGAGAGAATTAAAAGGAAGGAAGAACCAAGGGACTTAGACTGCACCATCCCTGGTAGAGAAATCCACATGCACTATGCGTGGGGTGATGTTTCGGATTGGGGTCTTGACTCCAAACTAGTGTTAACTTCTGCCCAGAAAGGAGTGTACACGCCACCTAGGGACGACGATGGTAAGGCAGAAACTCTAGTAGTAATTGACAAGAGGAGCACGTTTGAGAGACTTATCGCACACGGAAGGGAAAGTGGACATCTGGGGCTGATAATGCGTGATGACGGTGTATTGGCTCCAGAGGGCAGCCGGGTGCTCATgctgttgaggaagaagaaggatcaGTTGGGAGCTAAATGCCGTGAACCGTATTTCCGTAAAGTGAAGGAGAATGAAGACGATGAGTGA